The window GTTATGATTATGAGAGTCTTATtgaattaaaacattatttctaaatatttctaGTGAATGCTCTATTAAGACAATACATTAATTAGAGATATTAAGACTTATAAATGAGGCAGATATTCTTATAAGTTGATGTATAAGGGATACCTGAAACTAATATATAGGTGTTTATCAGATTACATATGTACTGAACTGACCCGTGTGAAAAAATTTTATGGAGAGATCGTGTTTGTCTATAGAAAGACTAATGTAATAGTCATGTAAGTGATCATTAGATTTAAGATCACttagttatcttatataagaaATGTTATTCTTTAATCCTAACTATATATTGCCATCATCAACGGTAACAAATGAATAAATATTggatataacatgaactatataaaggtatttgagTGACTAAAGGAGGACTCATCACCTTAgatgtattgaaaaaaataatgttccaCGTGTTCTCGAATAATATGAAATCCTTGCACAATGTAGAAAGAGActtgaaaatagtttcaaatcttatttaaaaaatcaatgactcTAATATTGAGAACAAACATAATTGGACAGAGCAAACATACTCTATGCTCCaatgtttaaatttaaatatttttttatgaagggataataattaTACTGAGAACTTAGTTACTAAAAGGTTAAGGCAGATcatatatgattttccaaataTTATGAAGATTGTGATACATTTCTAGATGTtacacttgatcttcaaatataaatcaatctatTATTGAGTTGAtagtaatttaaattatttcacaTATTTACTCCTATGTTATttgagattatgatttatatttagacGAACATATTAGGAAACTTAATAGGTCACACACATAAAAAACCAttagtaataaattaaaatgagatcattaatcaagtgtgacttaattgtaaataaattttagaaattgaggatAAAAATGTAACGTATATAAGATATTATAGTTTTAGACCTAGAAAATCCAAGTAGGGACTTCATTGTATGAATTTCTAAAtctatattgaaataattatgatattattgaaggagcaaaatgatattttatcatttatgagttattaggtttttttataaataaaatgttatgtctCATATAGTTTTTACACAAAACATATTGTACATAAACATCTGAAAATACACAAGAAAAGAGCTAACACTTAAGGCATAACTCTCTTTCTCCAAAAAATGTTTCAGTTGATTTCTAATCTGATGGTTCATGTGGATTATAATTAGAGGCTAACCAATTAGATAACTTGTGATCTGCGACAACCTAGATTTGAATAGTTGattaaacctgaaaaaaaaaattgatctttaaATAATCTTCGCACAAATCCTAAATGACTTTTCTTTATCTAACATGATCACTGAGACtcccataaaaatttaaattattattttcattgcgTTTATATGTTTCAAAAAAACTAACGGTGTCATCTCTTTtcacaattattttgttttagattttattattttaatttaatcttcatcttaattaattttaagttttaagttttaatttaatgctATTGTCGTCAAACTATTGTCTTACGAGACTTTAAACAACCTGgcttttatatcatttaaataaGCAAATATAATAATCCGTCTTCACATCATAGGCATGATTTTTGTGTAGTAAAGTGTCCTATAGGCTTCCCCAGTTTCTACAAGATCTCAtaaaataaaccataaataaAGATGAGAAAATATATCGTCTGGAATGTTCAAAATCTTTCTTATGTAAATCAACTCTACTACCTATTGTTTTGTACTAGAATATATTAGATTATTTCATGCACTATGTTGTgtgttagattaatttttttatcataaaaaatataatattcagATATTATTAACGtagtttttagaaattattttttaacaatataaaaattgacTTGATTAACTTGATAGATTTAAATATATTGAGTATGCACTTAATAAAATTGTTCaagatttatatatatcaataaatattaaaaaaatatcttgatgaTAAACAAagactaaaaagaaaagttgagagatagatgtatattaaaatatttgattttgtgtGGTGAAGAgctctttagttttttcatcTAATTATATGTCAAAAGTTTTTCAAGCAAAGCACTAATTTAAATTccataagaagaaaataattttctagtataATTCCTCATTTTCTTATcactattttctttaaaatttatcttttcaagATATGTTAtttgttcaataaaaaagaaaagcagatggaatatatatatatatatatatatatatatatatatatatatatatatatatatatatatataaaacttctCAATATTTGATATAAGGATAATTAGAACCCCTGTATCTTAAAACTTTTtagaatctatttttaaaaaatcatacaataataaataataaaaatagatattcacatgtaatacaatgaataaaatatgatacaaaagtgtaatattattttttaaacttgtttttgtggttgaattatttttttaaccagaaaatatatttcttataagAAACAtagttcattgaaaaaaaacaatagaaattcgataaaaatattttcaataactATAATgacatgaaattaattttcaaagaatattcacgaagaaaaatataaaaacaaaattccataACAGATTCACATAGAATAATCTACATAATAATTGCTAACATTAAAAAAGGCTGGactcttatttaaaaataaatgccaAATTGTTTGAAATACTTTGAAATAACATGTCAAATATaatcctatttatttaattatagggaaaaaaaacaatcaggAAAGACGGTAAAAAAAAGTACTTGCtagtataataataaaaaaaaatgttataatacagtttgaaaacaaatctaaaatggtatttaatggaataacatcataaaaacaattttatataaatgaattcaaattaattaaaagacaaataaagGCTCATAAAAACAACCTAGTAGCCTTGAATCACGATGTGAATTTTTGGCTTAAAAATAGTAGGGAAAGCATGTGCGGGTCTCCcctgtaattttaatttctagttaGACAAGagtgtttggtattatagtaGCTGTTATagttatggtttgaaaaaaattattttataaaaaatatttttaattgagattggtttgaaaaaatagatatttgattaaaactgtggttgaaattaaggttgaacaaaaagtagtttaatatatttggttaataatacttttgaaattgaagttataaaataattttaaaaatatatattaatattgacggtttttaatttaaatattgtagatttaactattgttattacatcataaaataaataatactttatataaaatattttttattgttccattaaattatccacaattccatcacgtatgaaatatatccgataaggactatagttttcataaattttttaagagcgtaacaatatcaggtaaaatataatcaggaacaaaattgagattacgatcaaattctgtaaatatGGCGTCATCAAGCAATCttcgtctaatttatgtagtcattgaataatgtttaacactagtttttcgaataaaacaaaataaaaaataaaaaatatttttttattttgttgagtCGGACTcggttcaatgtatttttagcTTTGAATCGAACCGGTTCACGTGAACAGTTGgacatgctccactgttcatcTATTTTCTCATCACAAGAAGCAGCAAAGAGTTGCTTCTTGTAACCTACGGCTGTGCCACGTTTTAATGGTGGGACCCACAATAAAAATTGTGGTAGGAACATTACCAAATGTTAAAAAGTATGGCTATGAATGAAACTCACCTGCAGCCACATTACCAAACGGGCACTACTTGTCAAACTCCTGCCACTTTAAGTAGCTGGAAAGTTAGGTTTTCGACTTCTAGGTTTTAAAAAGCgctttttcaaactttttttttaaatgcaaatatCATAATAACCTTAATAAATCCATTTCTATTCTAgcatttaatcttttaaaacttataaatcAACCTATTCAAAAACTTTCCTCAAccataatttatctttttttagacAAGATTATagctaaaaaatactttaatagtactcttttcatcaaatttaacttattaatattaagattaatatttttttgtagccGAAACATAACTGACCaacatctttctttcttattcatcattttttaatgtctttctcaatcatatcttaaaaggaataaaaataaaattgtaaaaattattcaaaaaagtGCATcttaaacaattatatatatatatatatatatatatatatatatatatatatatatatatatatataaactacacCAATGCTGCCTCGACAAACTTAAtccttggttttgattttttttttaaatcaaataattttttataatgtaataaacttgtaaaaagaaaattgtgaaATAGATCAAATAATTCTAAGCTAACAACGATCAAATGTTTAGGTGAATCCACCGTGTTTTCCCTCTCACAATATACAGGAAAATATGAATCcctattaggttttttttttaattttaattttaaatttaatgccTCCCTCTAAAATATACTTGGTCAACTTAactcagaaaattttaaaaaaaaaaaacaaataggaagAAAAGGGAGCAAAAATGCTTCCAAAAAGTTAAACGTATATCCAAGATGGAATAGTGAAATGGCTCATCTGCAATCAAGTGTTCGGTACTATTTGTTAttctaataaaatcatatttttaaaatattttaaatattttaatgtgttaatataaaaaaaaattgaaaataatattttaatatatttctatagaaaaaatatttaaaaaaacaactttcaaCACATTTTCAATCCTGTTTGGCATTGCAATCCAACCACGTTATCAAaattttttgaatcttttttactttcaaattaatttttttaatttgttttgatgctaataattaaaaaaataaaaaatatatattattttaatatatttttaaataaaaaaatttgaaaaaacaatatcctTCATCTGTTGCTTATACGCAAAACTATAGGAGCTATTACCAAAAAGATAAAGGATGATTGTAGAGGTTTTCACCAATTGCTTATCAAACGGGCTTCTTAGTAATGGGTTGGCAGGAGCAAGAGCTACAAATTTTCTTCAATCCAACTCTGAATTAGATTCCACGTAAAATGGTTCTGATAGGAAGACGCCAACATTTGCTTAGTTGTGTGACCAAACCAATTTTGTACATCCAAAACATTCCTTTTTACCACCAAGCAAACTCATCACGCCAGAAAATATGGAAAATGAAAATTCATTATCTCCAACTGAAACACCGTAGATACATTTCTGTTCATTAAAGCCAATTGTGCAGTTTGGAAGGGGAGTCCAGGGGACAACTAACGAGATCTCATCTTACCAATGAATTTGAATTGGCACTCGGAAATACTTGACATGGAAGAATATTTACAGATTAAATCATGTCAGGGAAATCAATTCGTCTGTAGCATGAAAAGAATGACTCACAGGTGAAACTCCAAGCTGCAACGGCAGCACAAGCATGAATACAACAGTGGATCCCAACATGTACCAAGGACATCAGAGAAGCTTGGATATAACATGACATGAAGTCCAGAAGGCTTTTGAGGCAGCCCCGAAGAGTACAGGGTTTTGATATAACCTGTTAAGTAGAGAAACCAGAAACATCAGGAGAATGTCAGCAAAAATTTCTTTCCAGTTATAGTTTGAATAATAATATGCATATCAAAATATCATTAGAGGAAAATGTAGACTTAATGGATATTGTGTACAAGAAAACCACACATAAAGATAATCGGATGACCAATGCAAGAAGAAAAACCACTAAATTAATGACAATTTAAATTAGATAGCCTACCCAATGGCAGTTGCTCCCCAAGATGCTACATTATAAATGACTTTGCTTCCATCCCAGGCCTTCCGaagctttccttttttctttttcactgaGAATGTCTTGCTAAGGGCTAAAAGAAATATAACAGGAAATGTCAGAATTCTTTTGCATCAAGTGCTGAAAAGAAAGCTTATTTCAGCTGAAGAATAAAATGTGCTCGGAACAGGACTGGAAATTATTATAAAAGCTTTGAACTGACCTTCCTGGAGTTGCATAGGGGCCAAATCCTGTAAGTAGAAAGTACCCAAATAAGAATCTCAGACAAAATGTCTTTGTTAGCActaaagaaaccaaaaaatttCCTTGCAGCTCACATGTAGCGGATTAAAAGCCAACTCATTGTGGTGATACAACAAACACAGTTCAGTACTCAAAACATCTTGCATCAAGCAATAAAACAGCTGCAAACAGTGGTCAAACAGGATATTTCATTCTAATGATATCCATTGATTGCATGGACACGTATGTTATAAGGTTTTCCtccaaaaaaaatgtaaattgtAGATTCCAACAGCTCCTATTCACTAATATGATTACCCCTCGATGTTCTGTATTTATAAGTGTATCCATGTCTGCAGTAGTGCCTCTGTGAATATGCACATACATCCATGTATTTTATTGTGCTGATATACAAGCAATAGATgagactaattttataaattcttggGAATCAACCAGCCTGGAGAATTCGCCTAACAGTTGTGGATCACAGATATAACAGGTAGGGCAAAAGGGTTGATGGCACAAACGCCAAAGAAGATCACAATGATTAGCAcaatttattacttcaacaatTATGGAAAAGGTACCATGAACTAACATCACATACCTTTGTCTGTTTAAGAGACAACAAATAGGCAGCCATGAAGCACGCGATACCCTCTACTATATCTTCTTCCCGGACAAGGACATAATCTTCCTGATCTGATTCATCAATTTCAGCTTCCCAGAGATCATTCTCACTGATCACGTCCCACGAACTACCTTCTTCTGCCACCATACAAGAGCTCATTAACATCTAGGCTATATAATGAGGAAACTACCATCCTAAATATCTAAGCACTGATGTTCTACATATAAACTTCAACATACAAATAAATCTGCATGCAATTGGTAACAACAGATCAGCTATATTATGGCAGGAAGCATCTCTCAGCACTTACCAGTAATGTTTTGTGAAACAGAGAGTTGAGCACACTcaagcttctcaaggaagtcagGGCATTCAACTCTCGATTTAAGGAGGTCGCATAACtgcatcaggaaaaaaaaatatgtggccCCCGAAATCAAACCTAGatcaaaatatgaaaagaaaaaaaaaacttggaaaacGAAGTGATTGCATTGAACCACAGATAGCTTAAATAACACTCAATTTTGcaaattaaccaaataaaacaGCCAAACAAATTCCATCCAGGAAATACTAAGTTTTAGCTTCTTCCACATTATCAGTTATGTCCATATTATCCAAATAAATCAGTTGTCTATGAAATACTAACCGTATTCTTGAATTATGCAGtttaagaaagagagagagagataaaagaaaaaagacaacatCTCAGGAGCAAACTTCAACACTCTCTCTTCtacattttatttgtttaaatccaATAATTCACAGCATCcagtttgttttccttctttttccttctaaattcatccaaatattcattatctaAGGATAGTTATTAGCTAAATAAAGTTTTCTAGTAATCGAAAACCTATAACATCAATTAGAAAACAAGGCCATTAGCCAAAAACTCTACCTCATCGGCTTCTTGATCGCCAAGGGAAGTTGATGAGCTGTCTCGGCTCGGCGACGACTCCACTTCCTTGGATTCCTCTCCGCTGGTATACCCGTCATCGTCAACTCCGTCGGCGTTATTTAGCAATTCAAGTGCTCTCTGGCACTGCTCCAGCACTACCTTCAAGGTTTTTCTCCTCACGCGCACCTGATCCTTGTTTCTCTCCTCTAAATCCACAGTTGACGGCGGTATCGAACTCGAAACCTCGATTTCCATGCCGTGTAATGTTTTCTTAAGGTTTGTATAATTGTTTGTTGTCTCTCGAAGTCAAAAccccaaaagaaattaaaaaggtaaTTCGTGTTCCGTAAGGATCCGAGAAACAGTTTCCGAGGAAGAATTAGAAGTGTTTGGATTCGACATCCTATTGATTGATGTCTGCGGAGGAAAGGGGAAGCCGAGGGAGGGGATTGTAGCTCTCGCTGGAGCCGCCGTGTAGGGTAgctcttcctttccttttatagatctatttaatatataaaaatagtgaGGTGGATGTAACGTTAGGTTTTTTGTTCCGTAGAATGGTGGAGTTTTGGTCCCCAATTGCACGGCTCAGtgatattcttattttattctaacatatatatatatatatatatatatatatatatatatatatatatataaacttatagTGCGTAAATTTTTCTATAGCAGGTGATATTCTCATTTTTACCGGCCATGAATATTTTACTATAACACTAGATacattttattctaaattattataataaaatcatcatatttttttctaaaacaaactGGGTGTCTTTGTATAGGAGATaagtcaatatttttaataatttattggtcgttaaaaaattatcatgagttatatccatttttttcactttgttaCCTTggggataattttattttttttcagtcacTCATtgctcattaaaaaattatcatagagtatatacatttttttattttttaaattataaaataactaatttaatctaaatgtaaaaaaattataattattgtccaaaagtattttaatctttttattatttataaaacagtgaaaaaacatttttaccCTTAGAATCATAAAACAATAGTTCATACGCCCAAGTACATTTTCATCCTTTcaaggagatttttttttgttaattccaAAT is drawn from Populus nigra chromosome 5, ddPopNigr1.1, whole genome shotgun sequence and contains these coding sequences:
- the LOC133693263 gene encoding uncharacterized protein LOC133693263; translation: MEIEVSSSIPPSTVDLEERNKDQVRVRRKTLKVVLEQCQRALELLNNADGVDDDGYTSGEESKEVESSPSRDSSSTSLGDQEADELCDLLKSRVECPDFLEKLECAQLSVSQNITEEGSSWDVISENDLWEAEIDESDQEDYVLVREEDIVEGIACFMAAYLLSLKQTKDLAPMQLQEALSKTFSVKKKKGKLRKAWDGSKVIYNVASWGATAIGLYQNPVLFGAASKAFWTSCHVISKLL